The Maridesulfovibrio ferrireducens DNA segment GATTAATGGTGACGGGAATATTGGAAGGCCAGAAACTGCGTAATTTTTTTTCTGTCACTCCCGGAGCGCGTGCTATTGAAAATTTCAGATAAGGAAAATCTGCAAGCAGCATTTCGGCTGTTTTAGCAAATTCCGGTAGTAGTGAAGAGATTTCTTTGCTTCTACTGCCTGGAAGAATTCCCACGAGATTCGGGTCAGGATCTATTGCATCAAGTTCTGCAAGTGGAATCAGGTCCAGCAGAGGGTGTCCTACATACTGAGCGTCTACTCCGCGATCTTTAAAAAATTTCTGTTCGAAGGGTAGAATGCATAAAATTTTACGTACATATTTTTGCAGGAATTTGGCTCTTCCCTGCCGCCAGGCCCATATTTGCGGCGTAATGTAATAATATACCGGAATGCCGAGTTCATGGGCAATCTTGGCGACCCTGAAATTAAAGTCTGGGCAGTCAATTAATATGACAGCCTTGGGGCGTTCCGCTTTCAGAATGTCCTTGATTTGTCCGAATAATTTTAACAGACGGGGCAGTTTGGGAAATACTTCGGTAAAACCTACGAGGGAAATCAACTGCATAGGGTAGCGGATGTCACACCCCGCTTTTTCCATTGCTGATCCGCCCATACCTAAAATTTTCAGGTCGGGGTCTTTATTTATAAGTTTGGAAGCAAGCAATGCGCCGTGCATATCACCGGAAGCTTCCCCTGCGTTAATCCAGATGCTGTTGTTTATTTTGCTCATGTCTGTATTTATTTAATAAGTTATAAAAAATGATAATACGTTTGCTGCGTAAAAAAGGCAACGGTTGTGCTGCAGAGGGTGTCGGATGGATATTTAGAAGGCAGCTTAATCAAGGTTGTATGCTGAATTACTTGCAATAACGTATAAAATGGTGTTAATTCGATATAGCTAACAAGGGGTTTATTAACATTATTTTTAAGGAGTGCGAGATGGCTCAGAAGAACGTAAAAAAGATGATGGGCGTGCTGTCCGGAGTCTTTGTCCATACCGGCAATCTTTCCAAAGAAGAAGCCATGAAAATGACAGGCATGGATGAAGCTGAATTTAAAACTGTTTATGATAAAGCTGCGAATGTTGTTAAAAAGCTTGAAAGCTATGACACCGCTGCTGAAAAGTATGACAAATTTTCTGAACACCTTTGGGAAGAACTTCAGGAATATGTTAAAAAGTTCGGTCCATTCGGAGTTTAATTAATTTTTATCCGATCCAAAAGGGGAGGTCTGTGAGGACTTCCCTTTTTTATTTATGTTTAGCCGAGTAAATACCATAACCAGAATGGTTCTGCGTAAAGAATGCTGAGCATTGCTCCCAGAGCCAGAAAAGGCCCGAAGGGGATCATGCTTCCATACTCTCTCTTTTTTACCAGCATCATAATAAGTCCCGCGCATAATCCCGAAAAAGCGGCAATCGTAATTACAAGCGGAAGGTTTTGCGGTCCGGCTAACGCTCCTATCATGCACATAATTTTTACATCACCGAGCCCCAATCCTTCAACTCCTTTGAGTCCGCGATAAAGAAGCCTCAGCGACCAGAACATTCCTCCGCCGAGAACTGCTCCGAGCAGAGCTCCTTCCCATCCTACATTTGTGAACAGAGCCGCGCAGGGAATGGCTGCTATTGAACCGGGGATGGTTATGATGTCCGGGAGGATAAAAGTTTTCAGGTCGATAAAAGATGCGACAATCATAAGTCCGCCGAAAAACATGTACATAATCCATAAAGTTGATGGACCGTACATAAACATTAGTAAAATTGCCCATAATATGGAAACGGATTCTATTACCGGATACATGGGGCTGATCGGTTTGCGGCATTCCGAACATTTTCCTCTCAGTAAAAAAAAGCTCACCAGTGGAATATTTTCATACCACTTGATTTTATGTCCGCACTCAGGGCACATTGAGCGTGGCGGATTTGTAAGGGTTTGTCCTGCAATATAGCGGTATACAGCACATGCATAAAAACTGCCGAGCACTGCGCCGATTAGGGCTGCTGCTGTAATCGCGGCGGGAGATGCATTCATAAAATTTATTGTGGATAATGGCATGATGATCAGGTCTTACTCGAAGATTTATGGTTTTCTTGCAAAAAAAATTAGTTTAACAAAGTCACTCAGATATGATTACGACAGTTATCGGGATTGAACAAGTTTTCAAGGAGACCCCAATGAGCGGTAAATATAGACTTATTCCAGAGCTTGAACCTGAGGAATTAGCGAAGAAGCAGCTTGAAGGACTCAAGTGGACGGTCTCTCATACTGCTGAGAACTGTCCGTTTTATGCTTCGCAATATAAAGAAAAATCTATTGAACCCGGTGAGATAAAAACTCTGGATGATATTAGAAAACTTCCTTTTACCTCCGCAGATGATTTGAAAGACGGCTACCCGTTGCCGCTTTTGTCTGTTCCTGAGGAACAAGTCGTAAGAATCCACGGTTCAAGCGGAACAACCGGAAAACGGAAAATTTTATCGTACACTCAAAAAGATCTTGATACATGGAAAAATATGTTTGCCCGCTGTTACGAACTTGCCGGGCTGACAACTCTTGATCGGGTGCAGATTTGTGTGGGGTATGGTCTCTGGACTGCCGGGGCCGGATTCCAACTCGGTTCTGAACATTTCGGAGCAATGACTCTGCCTGTCGGGCCGGGAATGCTGGAAATTCAACTTCAAATTTTGGTTGATCTAGAGGCTACATGTCTTTGCTCGACCGCCTCCATGGCGCTGCTTTTGGGCGAAGAGGCTCACAAGGCGGGTTTAACTGATAAGCTTAAACTCAAGCGTTGTATTTTCGGAGGAGAAGCTCATACTCCCAAAATGCGTAAACAGTTTGAAGAGTCACTCGGGCTTGAATCAAGTCACGATATTTCCGGTATGACCGAGCTTTATGGGCCGGGAGCGGGCATTGAATGTCAGGCTCATGACGGAATTCATTATTGGGGTGATGAATACATTGTTGAAATTATTGATCCCGTTACTCTTGAACCTGTCGCAGATGGTGAAACAGGGGAACTTGTTGTTACTACACTCAATAAAGAAGCTTCTCCGCTTGTGCGTTACCGGACTCATGACCTAACCCGGATTATTCCCGGAAAGTGCTCATGCGGGTGTTCTATGCCGCGTCATGACCATATTTCAGGTCGAAGCGATGATATGTTTATCTTCCGTGGTGTAAATATTTATCCGGGGCAGATCGGTTCTGTGCTTGAATTTTTCTCGGAAGCCAGTTCGGAGTATCAGATTTTTCTAGAAAGACGCGAAGGACTTGATCACATGTCTGTCAGGGTTGAGCGTAAACCCGGGATCTCCGCAGAAAATGATGCAAATCTAGCCAAAGCTATTTGTGATAGAATCCGTAAATTTATTTTGGTCAGGGCAAATGTTCAAATTTTGAAGCCCGGACTTTTGCCGAGAAGTTTCGCAAAAACAAAACGTGTTTTTGATGAGAGATCTTGATTTAAATAGTTACTAATTAATTTACTTTTCAAATTATTAAAATTCCAAGTTGTAAGCCGATGATAGAGGCTTACTGCTTGGAATTTTTATTTATGAAGAATATTGAATAAAATATTTTAAGAAATTAAAATAATATGTAATTATGAAATAATATTTTTTAAGTGCTCATTCTTTTCGGTGGATATTTAAAAGGAGATGTTTATGAGTAAGTTAATTTGTTCAATTATGTTGGCTATGTTTCTTTTTTCAGTAATTCCAGCTTGTACATGGATGGGAAAGCAGACTGGAAAGGTTACAGAAAGTGTGAAGGAATCTCCTGACGATTTTAAGGAAGGGTATGAGCAGGGTAAGCAGGAAATAAAAGATAAATAAAAAGGCCGCTGAACTGTTACAGTTCAGCGGCCTTTATTTTGTAATTTAAGGCTTAGATCTTAAGTAGCTTATCTGCGTGGACGGCTGTCGCGACGGCCACCGCTAGGCATTTTGAATCTATCAAGATCAACTTCCTGTCCAGCCTGCTCCATGAGCCAAGCTTTACGGGAAAGTCTGATACGTCCGTTAGGCTGAACTTCAACAACCTTAACAGTTACTTCCTGACCGAGTTGAATCACGTCAGTTACGTTTTCGATGCGTTCAACGTCAATCTGTGAAACGTGCAGAAGGCCTTCGAGTCCGGGTAGAATCTCAACGATTGCGCCGATTTCGAGGATCTTTTTA contains these protein-coding regions:
- the lpxB gene encoding lipid-A-disaccharide synthase; the protein is MSKINNSIWINAGEASGDMHGALLASKLINKDPDLKILGMGGSAMEKAGCDIRYPMQLISLVGFTEVFPKLPRLLKLFGQIKDILKAERPKAVILIDCPDFNFRVAKIAHELGIPVYYYITPQIWAWRQGRAKFLQKYVRKILCILPFEQKFFKDRGVDAQYVGHPLLDLIPLAELDAIDPDPNLVGILPGSRSKEISSLLPEFAKTAEMLLADFPYLKFSIARAPGVTEKKLRSFWPSNIPVTINQPENRYRLMRNSNVIMAASGTATLECALIGTPTLVAYKMSAFSAFLARKIISVKYVSLANLIPDKPILPECLLEKASAKFFYPHMREWIENPASAAAVRNELKDLRKMIGEPGVADRVAEIIHDDLNSL
- a CDS encoding A24 family peptidase codes for the protein MPLSTINFMNASPAAITAAALIGAVLGSFYACAVYRYIAGQTLTNPPRSMCPECGHKIKWYENIPLVSFFLLRGKCSECRKPISPMYPVIESVSILWAILLMFMYGPSTLWIMYMFFGGLMIVASFIDLKTFILPDIITIPGSIAAIPCAALFTNVGWEGALLGAVLGGGMFWSLRLLYRGLKGVEGLGLGDVKIMCMIGALAGPQNLPLVITIAAFSGLCAGLIMMLVKKREYGSMIPFGPFLALGAMLSILYAEPFWLWYLLG
- a CDS encoding phenylacetate--CoA ligase family protein, whose translation is MSGKYRLIPELEPEELAKKQLEGLKWTVSHTAENCPFYASQYKEKSIEPGEIKTLDDIRKLPFTSADDLKDGYPLPLLSVPEEQVVRIHGSSGTTGKRKILSYTQKDLDTWKNMFARCYELAGLTTLDRVQICVGYGLWTAGAGFQLGSEHFGAMTLPVGPGMLEIQLQILVDLEATCLCSTASMALLLGEEAHKAGLTDKLKLKRCIFGGEAHTPKMRKQFEESLGLESSHDISGMTELYGPGAGIECQAHDGIHYWGDEYIVEIIDPVTLEPVADGETGELVVTTLNKEASPLVRYRTHDLTRIIPGKCSCGCSMPRHDHISGRSDDMFIFRGVNIYPGQIGSVLEFFSEASSEYQIFLERREGLDHMSVRVERKPGISAENDANLAKAICDRIRKFILVRANVQILKPGLLPRSFAKTKRVFDERS